In Methanosarcina barkeri MS, a single window of DNA contains:
- a CDS encoding DNA topoisomerase IV subunit A, protein MARGIDNKKAQRDILAREKLFGLAEKIYNQFEDEVVPSISLPSRTKSNLEYSDESDVWVYGGRESERSAKTVKGAFQLLKTTYATEFLINEHLAQNRGSTLRELYYISEGWEAAKFKEQAESDRLIEDLELLTNLQREYFHMRPEEDGATMFGPIEITEQTNRGERNIHCQKDVGEGGYQIPFNVENIEFKAHDASMIIAIETGGMYARLMENGFDEAYNAILVHLKGQPARSTRRIIKRMNEELGIPVAVFTDGDPWSYRIYASVAYGAIKSAHLSEFMATPAAKFLGLQPSDIVEYELSTDKLTEQDINALRSELSDPRFESDYWKEQIQLQLDIGKKAEQQAFAGKGLDFVTEVYLPNRLKDMGML, encoded by the coding sequence ATGGCTAGAGGAATAGATAATAAAAAAGCTCAGAGAGATATCCTGGCAAGGGAAAAGCTGTTTGGGCTTGCAGAGAAGATTTACAACCAGTTTGAAGATGAGGTTGTCCCAAGCATCAGCCTCCCGAGCAGGACAAAGTCAAATCTGGAATATTCCGACGAGAGCGATGTTTGGGTCTACGGAGGCCGGGAAAGCGAGAGGAGTGCAAAAACCGTAAAAGGAGCATTCCAGCTCCTGAAAACCACTTATGCCACCGAGTTCCTTATAAACGAGCACCTTGCCCAAAACCGCGGTTCAACGCTTCGAGAACTTTACTATATCTCGGAAGGCTGGGAAGCTGCGAAATTCAAAGAACAGGCTGAGAGCGATCGTCTGATCGAAGATCTTGAACTCCTCACAAACCTTCAGAGAGAGTATTTCCATATGCGCCCTGAAGAAGACGGAGCTACCATGTTCGGACCTATTGAAATTACAGAACAGACAAATCGCGGAGAACGGAATATTCACTGCCAGAAGGACGTGGGGGAAGGAGGGTACCAGATCCCCTTCAATGTGGAAAATATCGAATTCAAAGCCCATGATGCAAGCATGATTATTGCTATAGAAACCGGTGGTATGTACGCACGTTTGATGGAAAACGGATTTGACGAAGCTTACAATGCGATCCTTGTCCACCTTAAAGGCCAGCCTGCCCGGTCAACCCGCAGGATTATCAAGCGCATGAACGAGGAATTAGGTATTCCCGTAGCCGTTTTTACAGACGGCGATCCATGGTCTTACAGGATCTATGCCTCGGTTGCCTACGGGGCTATAAAAAGCGCTCATCTCTCGGAATTTATGGCAACCCCCGCAGCCAAGTTCCTTGGTCTCCAGCCCTCAGACATAGTAGAATACGAACTCTCGACCGACAAGCTTACAGAACAGGATATAAACGCACTGCGGAGCGAACTTTCCGACCCGCGTTTCGAATCCGACTACTGGAAAGAACAAATTCAGCTCCAGCTCGATATAGGGAAAAAGGCCGAACAGCAGGCTTTTGCAGGAAAAGGCCTTGATTTCGTAACCGAGGTATACCTACCCAATAGGCTCAAAGATATGGGTATGCTGTAA
- the gyrB gene encoding DNA topoisomerase (ATP-hydrolyzing) subunit B — MSDKQVYDASHIQVLEGLEAVRKRPSMYIGSTDGRGLHHLVYEVVDNSIDEALAGFCTRVNVTINSDGSVTVLDNGRGIPIDLHPFHKKSALEVVMTVLHAGGKFDKNTYKVSGGLHGVGVSVVNGLSEWLEVEVARDGKKYFQRYNRGKPEDDVREIGTSDTTGTKTTFKPDAKIFETLDFDYEILSNRLRELAFLNRGLTISLKDLRTPEGQPETFTYEGGIVEFVKYLNNKKQPLHDPIYFERQRDDMVVEIAMQYTGSYTENVHSFANNINTHEGGTHIIGFKTALTRVANDYIKANKLSKEDIKLTGDDVREGLTAIISVKLMEPQFEGQTKTRLGNSDVKGIVDSLVTDGLAEYFEENPKVANVILEKALLAQKAREAAKKARELTRRKNALEVSTLPGKLADCSEKNPAVCEIYIVEGNSAGGSAKQGRDRSFQAILPLRGKILNVEKSRLAKILKNEEIISLITAIGTGVSEDFTLESARYHKVIIMTDADVDGEHIRTLLLTLFFRYMRPLIDEGYVYIAQPPLYRIKKGKAEYYIHSDRELEAKKKELGEKGLGIQRYKGLGEMNPEQLWETTMNPESRILLQVTLEDAIRADEIFRVLMGDEVEPRRNFIEAHAKEVVNLDI, encoded by the coding sequence ATGAGTGATAAACAGGTTTACGATGCTTCGCACATCCAGGTGCTGGAAGGCCTGGAGGCTGTCCGGAAGCGTCCCAGCATGTATATAGGGAGCACGGATGGTCGCGGGCTCCACCACCTAGTCTATGAAGTAGTAGACAATAGTATTGATGAAGCTCTTGCGGGCTTCTGTACCAGGGTAAATGTTACAATCAACTCGGACGGTAGTGTGACAGTCCTGGATAATGGAAGAGGTATACCCATCGACCTCCATCCATTTCACAAAAAATCAGCTCTTGAAGTTGTAATGACTGTTCTGCATGCAGGAGGAAAGTTCGACAAGAACACCTATAAGGTTTCAGGGGGACTGCATGGAGTAGGGGTTTCTGTTGTAAATGGACTTTCGGAATGGCTGGAAGTAGAAGTGGCAAGAGATGGCAAAAAATATTTCCAGCGATATAATCGTGGAAAGCCTGAGGATGATGTCCGAGAAATCGGAACCTCGGATACTACAGGTACGAAGACTACTTTCAAACCGGACGCAAAAATTTTTGAGACATTAGATTTCGATTACGAGATCCTGTCAAACCGTTTAAGAGAACTGGCTTTCCTGAACAGGGGCCTTACTATCAGCCTCAAGGATTTAAGAACCCCAGAAGGGCAGCCTGAAACTTTCACCTATGAAGGGGGAATTGTAGAGTTCGTGAAGTATCTAAACAATAAGAAACAGCCTCTTCACGATCCAATTTATTTTGAGCGGCAAAGGGACGATATGGTAGTAGAAATTGCAATGCAGTACACAGGTAGCTATACAGAAAACGTGCACTCTTTCGCAAACAATATCAATACCCACGAAGGCGGAACTCACATTATCGGTTTCAAGACCGCACTGACAAGGGTCGCAAATGATTATATTAAAGCTAACAAGCTTTCCAAAGAAGACATAAAGCTCACAGGCGATGATGTAAGGGAAGGACTGACTGCAATCATCAGCGTCAAACTCATGGAACCCCAGTTTGAGGGGCAGACCAAGACAAGGCTTGGAAATAGTGATGTCAAAGGAATTGTAGACTCCCTTGTAACTGACGGGCTTGCGGAATACTTTGAGGAAAATCCCAAGGTTGCAAATGTTATTCTTGAAAAAGCCCTTCTTGCCCAGAAAGCCAGAGAAGCTGCAAAAAAAGCAAGAGAACTGACCCGGAGAAAAAATGCTCTCGAAGTAAGCACTCTTCCAGGAAAACTTGCGGACTGCTCGGAAAAGAATCCTGCAGTCTGCGAGATCTACATCGTGGAAGGTAATTCGGCAGGTGGTTCGGCAAAACAGGGTAGAGACAGGAGTTTTCAGGCTATTTTACCTCTCAGAGGCAAAATCCTGAACGTGGAAAAATCCAGACTTGCAAAGATCCTGAAAAACGAGGAGATTATTTCCCTAATAACTGCCATTGGAACAGGAGTCAGCGAGGACTTCACCCTGGAAAGTGCCCGCTACCATAAGGTCATTATCATGACTGATGCTGATGTGGATGGAGAACACATCAGGACTCTTCTTCTCACGCTGTTCTTCCGTTACATGAGGCCTCTGATTGACGAAGGATACGTATACATTGCCCAGCCTCCTCTCTACCGCATAAAGAAAGGCAAAGCTGAGTACTACATACACTCTGACAGGGAACTGGAAGCAAAGAAGAAAGAACTCGGGGAAAAAGGACTTGGAATCCAGCGTTATAAAGGGCTTGGAGAAATGAACCCTGAACAGCTCTGGGAAACCACCATGAACCCTGAAAGCCGGATTCTTTTACAGGTGACACTGGAAGATGCAATTCGGGCTGATGAGATCTTCAGAGTCCTCATGGGAGATGAGGTTGAGCCACGCCGGAACTTCATAGAAGCGCATGCAAAAGAGGTCGTAAACCTGGACATCTAA
- a CDS encoding magnesium transporter: protein MPSESHRDEDIFESQYIDKYLSEYASVSSIVREALPFELIATVGGVAAGIIFSGMTKELEMIPGLIVIYPGVLGLRGNISSTLGSRLGSAIHLGLITEIDRHNPELMNNISGSLILSVVTAFILGILGHFVTLALGFESVGVFKLTLICVISAFTSGLILSFVATLLAIGTFRFGFDPDNVVTPSIATIGDIVSMLMLFLSAKLVVMF, encoded by the coding sequence ATGCCCTCAGAGTCTCACAGGGACGAAGATATTTTCGAATCCCAGTATATTGATAAATATCTGAGCGAGTACGCTAGTGTTTCGTCAATAGTACGTGAGGCGTTGCCTTTTGAACTTATTGCTACTGTTGGAGGGGTGGCTGCAGGAATTATATTTTCGGGGATGACAAAAGAACTTGAAATGATACCGGGATTAATTGTGATTTACCCCGGTGTGCTGGGGCTCAGGGGAAATATTTCCTCTACCCTTGGCTCAAGACTTGGCAGTGCAATTCACCTGGGGCTAATAACAGAGATCGACAGGCATAATCCCGAACTCATGAATAATATCTCCGGTTCCCTTATCCTGAGTGTTGTTACCGCTTTTATTCTCGGAATTCTCGGGCACTTTGTAACCCTTGCTCTGGGCTTTGAAAGTGTCGGTGTCTTTAAACTTACTCTTATATGCGTGATTTCAGCTTTTACTTCCGGGCTAATTCTCTCTTTTGTTGCAACTCTGCTTGCCATAGGGACGTTCAGATTTGGTTTTGATCCTGATAATGTTGTTACGCCTTCGATTGCAACTATCGGGGATATTGTTTCTATGCTCATGCTTTTCCTCTCAGCAAAACTGGTGGTGATGTTTTGA
- a CDS encoding magnesium transporter, with the protein MRKTGRQTPYYTINGIIQRGLPVLIVTCVMGIVVGQILNSREKSLISMPAILILIPSLIKIGGDTGSMLGARLSSAFHMGLGDNLRSNPVVHNSVIAAAIVGFVSSISVSILVFMASSFLGFGMPYLIILKISLIAVIIELVVVYSATVAIAFISHRFGIDPDDTVIPFIASLGDLVGVTGIFVALYLLNIL; encoded by the coding sequence TTGAGGAAAACAGGGCGTCAGACTCCTTACTACACAATAAACGGCATCATTCAGCGCGGGTTACCAGTACTTATAGTTACATGTGTGATGGGAATTGTTGTAGGGCAGATCCTGAATTCCAGAGAAAAAAGCCTTATATCTATGCCAGCGATACTGATTCTTATTCCTTCTCTTATCAAGATCGGCGGAGATACCGGCAGCATGCTTGGAGCCAGGCTTTCTTCGGCTTTCCATATGGGGCTTGGAGACAATCTCAGAAGTAATCCGGTCGTACACAATAGTGTTATTGCAGCTGCAATCGTAGGATTTGTTTCTTCAATTTCTGTCAGCATACTGGTTTTTATGGCAAGCAGTTTCCTAGGGTTTGGGATGCCTTATCTCATCATTCTGAAAATCAGCCTCATTGCCGTTATCATAGAACTTGTCGTCGTGTATTCTGCAACTGTTGCCATAGCTTTTATTTCCCACCGATTCGGGATAGATCCTGATGATACGGTCATTCCTTTCATTGCAAGCCTTGGAGACCTCGTTGGGGTTACGGGAATTTTTGTAGCCCTTTACTTATTAAATATTTTATAA
- a CDS encoding Lrp/AsnC ligand binding domain-containing protein, whose amino-acid sequence MVVGITMINVLPGYEKAAYRELKNIEGIKDVYHVFGEYDFVIIIDVEDMTILNDVVDRVRESETVITTKTIVGAEL is encoded by the coding sequence ATGGTAGTAGGGATCACAATGATAAACGTGCTGCCAGGTTATGAAAAGGCAGCATACCGAGAATTGAAGAACATCGAGGGAATTAAGGATGTTTACCATGTCTTTGGGGAGTATGACTTTGTAATAATAATAGATGTTGAAGACATGACTATCCTGAACGACGTGGTAGATAGAGTCAGGGAAAGCGAAACCGTAATAACCACCAAGACAATTGTCGGAGCAGAACTTTAA
- a CDS encoding potassium channel family protein, which translates to MFPKEFRYSPKNLKDLLTEMKDTSELMVDLAYSAMIYDDEDVAEEVLNLEDKMDTLDYHIKMAAMLSTRRVDEAEGLLGVLQVAACSENIANAAGDIAKIVLMNMGIPMELKVALREAEETIVRATVAAESSMVGRTLGDLELDIETGMWIIAIRRNEDWIYDPDKETRLRQGDVLIARGHDEGVTLFFEMATTKKFVPKEIEHDKLLKDLEHAVDIIVDMKNMSELSVGLAYSAILFDNEDIAYEVSALESEMDSMKYELQHWVLETAKHFEDVNMLRGILHLASASEAISDAAYGIADTVLRDIELHPIITLAVRNSEEVITRLQVEKCSPIVGKTFSELKLETETGLHVMAIKRADRWVYAPKGNTVVQAGDMLIARGSRIGEGALIEMCECKLNQ; encoded by the coding sequence ATGTTCCCTAAAGAATTCAGATACAGTCCAAAGAACCTCAAAGATCTTTTGACTGAGATGAAGGATACTTCCGAACTCATGGTAGACCTTGCATACTCTGCAATGATTTACGATGATGAGGACGTTGCAGAAGAGGTACTCAATCTTGAAGATAAGATGGATACCCTCGATTATCACATTAAGATGGCCGCGATGTTAAGCACACGCAGGGTTGATGAGGCCGAAGGCCTCCTGGGTGTTTTACAGGTTGCTGCGTGTTCGGAAAATATCGCTAATGCTGCAGGCGACATTGCCAAAATAGTTCTTATGAATATGGGAATTCCGATGGAACTGAAAGTCGCTCTCAGGGAAGCGGAAGAGACCATAGTCAGGGCAACAGTCGCCGCAGAATCTTCAATGGTAGGACGTACACTTGGTGACCTCGAACTTGATATCGAGACAGGTATGTGGATTATTGCTATCAGGAGAAATGAGGACTGGATTTATGACCCTGACAAAGAAACCCGCCTTCGGCAGGGAGATGTTTTGATTGCCAGAGGGCATGATGAAGGAGTCACGCTATTTTTCGAGATGGCCACAACAAAGAAATTTGTACCAAAGGAGATCGAGCACGATAAGCTTTTAAAAGATCTTGAGCATGCCGTGGATATTATCGTCGATATGAAGAATATGTCCGAACTCTCGGTAGGACTTGCATACTCTGCTATTCTTTTTGACAACGAAGATATAGCGTATGAGGTTAGTGCCCTGGAGTCCGAAATGGACTCTATGAAATACGAACTTCAGCACTGGGTGCTTGAAACCGCAAAGCATTTTGAGGATGTAAACATGCTCAGGGGAATCCTCCACCTTGCAAGTGCCTCTGAAGCTATTTCCGACGCTGCCTACGGAATTGCGGATACTGTACTCAGAGACATAGAACTTCACCCCATTATCACCCTCGCGGTCAGAAACTCCGAAGAGGTTATAACCAGGCTCCAGGTAGAGAAATGCTCTCCTATAGTCGGAAAGACTTTTTCTGAATTGAAGCTTGAGACAGAAACCGGGCTGCATGTAATGGCAATCAAAAGGGCTGACCGCTGGGTCTACGCCCCGAAAGGCAATACGGTTGTTCAGGCAGGTGATATGCTTATTGCACGTGGGTCAAGGATTGGAGAAGGGGCGCTTATAGAGATGTGTGAGTGTAAACTGAACCAGTAA
- a CDS encoding DUF2971 domain-containing protein: MVEEKLFYKYQSLKTEKDCKCKDIIYAIENLANNQLFFRRPDKFNDPYDSRTYWCLNGKRKKHINHLMHVYGFTQEESEHIIDDSIAQGKMTINGDLICYDPAVEINLDFNGYSWRDLHGYSQKKSLPKVCCFSGKDDNILMWSHYADSHQGICLRFRSKKDWDNELGEYYLEFDSRDNSLPLQSAVVYPFHNLFNKKKFLTVTYKKKDEICPIVNYFDTDSDLKITKCLLNKFCDWHYEEEYRMIITRNDIINGLLSSDEFEKGLLKYRKEDLEGIVFGMRIPHEDAKLVYNTVKKKYLNEGINVNFYEAKEVPRKYEIKIEGPIIDIEKYIDSRPKSILL; encoded by the coding sequence ATGGTAGAAGAAAAATTATTTTATAAATATCAAAGTCTTAAAACAGAAAAGGACTGCAAATGCAAGGATATAATTTATGCTATAGAGAACTTAGCTAATAATCAACTATTTTTCAGAAGGCCCGATAAATTTAATGACCCTTATGATTCTAGGACATATTGGTGCTTGAATGGAAAAAGAAAAAAGCATATTAATCATCTTATGCATGTTTATGGTTTTACTCAAGAAGAGTCAGAACACATAATTGACGATTCAATTGCTCAAGGCAAGATGACAATAAACGGAGATTTAATTTGTTATGACCCAGCAGTGGAGATAAATCTTGATTTTAATGGGTATTCATGGAGGGATCTTCATGGATATTCACAAAAAAAATCTTTGCCGAAAGTTTGCTGTTTTAGTGGAAAAGATGATAATATTTTAATGTGGAGTCACTATGCTGATTCTCATCAAGGCATATGCCTTCGTTTTAGATCTAAAAAAGATTGGGATAATGAATTAGGTGAATATTATTTAGAGTTTGATAGTCGTGATAATTCACTTCCATTACAATCAGCAGTTGTATATCCATTTCACAATTTGTTCAATAAGAAGAAGTTTTTAACAGTTACCTATAAGAAGAAAGATGAAATTTGTCCTATTGTAAATTACTTTGACACTGATAGTGACTTGAAGATTACCAAATGTTTATTGAATAAGTTTTGTGATTGGCATTATGAAGAAGAATATAGAATGATTATTACTCGCAATGACATAATTAATGGACTGCTTTCTTCTGATGAATTCGAAAAAGGATTATTGAAGTACCGAAAAGAAGATTTGGAAGGTATTGTTTTCGGCATGAGAATACCTCATGAAGATGCTAAATTAGTTTATAATACAGTCAAAAAAAAGTATCTCAATGAAGGTATTAACGTAAATTTCTATGAAGCTAAAGAAGTTCCCCGTAAATATGAAATAAAAATTGAGGGTCCAATAATTGACATCGAGAAATATATTGACAGCCGTCCTAAATCCATACTCCTGTAA
- a CDS encoding universal stress protein, with translation MTNSKLFEKILIATDVSEKNKSAVEAAIKIACACGSTVYAIYVMDESLMKSAIEVSIAGNLYKRIRKEEEEAVNWVKETAQGVNLETFILSGRPARAITEFAEQKEVDLIVVGTQGKSGIGRFLLGSLADEVIRTAGCPVPTIKSRK, from the coding sequence ATGACTAATTCAAAGTTATTCGAAAAAATATTGATAGCAACTGATGTATCTGAAAAAAATAAGTCTGCGGTTGAAGCAGCCATAAAAATTGCCTGTGCATGTGGGTCCACAGTCTATGCTATCTATGTAATGGATGAGAGCCTCATGAAATCTGCTATTGAAGTTTCAATTGCAGGAAATCTATATAAAAGAATTAGAAAAGAAGAGGAAGAAGCAGTCAATTGGGTAAAGGAAACTGCACAGGGTGTAAATCTTGAGACCTTCATACTATCTGGCAGACCAGCTCGTGCAATCACTGAATTTGCAGAACAAAAAGAAGTTGATCTAATTGTTGTTGGAACTCAGGGAAAAAGTGGAATTGGAAGATTTTTATTAGGCAGTCTTGCCGATGAGGTTATAAGAACTGCTGGCTGCCCGGTACCGACGATAAAAAGTCGAAAATAA
- a CDS encoding DNA topoisomerase VI subunit B — MEFTIAEELAKNQKSISVAEFFEKNRQILGFDSAPRSLITTVKEAVDNSLDACEEAGILPDILVQIERTGQDYVTVIIEDNGPGIIKEQIPKVFAKLLYGSRFHALKQSRGQQGIGISAAVLYSQMTAGKQTKILSKTGSGNPAHYYELMINTSTNEPDILKDEIKDWFRPHGTQIELEMKAAYVKGRRQSIYEYLKATAIVNPHARITLIEPDGNEEVFERATDKMPKPAEEILPHPEGIELGTLMKMLHYTERQKLAPFLRYSFCKIGLLTAEEICKASGLDPEIDPHALGRHEARKLIEAFEKVKIMAPPTDCLSPIGEELIYRGLEKETNVDFIATSTRKPAVYSGNPFVVEVGLAYGGNLPKEEKISIMRFANRVPLLYQQGGCVTTHAVEDIKWKQYGLNQPGGGVPVGPAILLIHVASINVPFTSESKDAIADIPVIKDEIDLAIKDVARKLKHYLSKQSNLKKRREKEIIITKVLPKMAVKVANILEKDVPDINPVVAKIMGNLLVHRKVKRNEDGTADVVIKVKNFGTSAYSFRVHEMLPWTILGAKPEPKVVTLGNDYDYVWDISAATGSSKVLSYRIESATDKELGKFPDLVVEGLEEELVTGAKAFKGA, encoded by the coding sequence ATGGAATTCACCATTGCAGAAGAACTTGCCAAAAATCAAAAGTCAATAAGTGTCGCAGAATTTTTTGAAAAAAATCGACAGATCCTGGGTTTTGACTCGGCTCCTCGAAGCCTCATAACAACCGTAAAAGAAGCTGTTGACAATTCTCTGGATGCCTGTGAAGAAGCAGGAATTCTGCCCGATATTCTTGTCCAGATTGAAAGAACCGGACAGGACTACGTAACTGTTATTATAGAAGATAACGGGCCAGGAATTATAAAAGAACAAATCCCCAAAGTTTTTGCAAAACTTCTCTATGGTTCCAGGTTCCATGCCCTCAAGCAAAGCAGGGGACAGCAAGGAATAGGGATTTCTGCAGCCGTGCTCTATTCCCAGATGACTGCGGGAAAGCAGACGAAAATCCTCTCCAAAACCGGCTCCGGTAACCCTGCACATTATTACGAGCTTATGATCAATACCAGCACGAATGAGCCCGATATCCTGAAAGACGAGATAAAAGACTGGTTCCGCCCGCACGGGACTCAGATCGAGCTGGAAATGAAGGCTGCCTACGTAAAAGGAAGAAGGCAGTCCATTTACGAGTACCTCAAAGCTACTGCAATTGTGAATCCCCATGCAAGAATTACACTTATAGAACCTGACGGCAATGAGGAGGTTTTTGAAAGAGCTACGGATAAGATGCCCAAGCCAGCCGAAGAAATTCTTCCCCACCCTGAAGGTATAGAGCTTGGCACTCTAATGAAGATGCTCCATTATACTGAGCGCCAGAAACTTGCTCCATTTCTTCGCTACTCTTTTTGCAAAATTGGGCTGTTAACTGCCGAGGAAATTTGCAAAGCTTCAGGGCTTGACCCTGAGATCGACCCGCATGCCCTTGGCCGCCACGAGGCAAGAAAACTAATTGAGGCTTTTGAGAAAGTAAAGATCATGGCTCCTCCCACAGACTGTCTATCCCCAATAGGAGAAGAGCTGATTTACAGGGGGCTTGAAAAAGAAACGAATGTGGATTTCATTGCCACAAGCACCCGAAAACCCGCAGTATATTCAGGAAATCCTTTCGTGGTGGAAGTGGGACTCGCTTACGGGGGAAACCTTCCAAAAGAAGAAAAGATCAGTATAATGCGTTTTGCTAACCGTGTGCCTTTGCTTTACCAGCAGGGAGGCTGTGTGACCACACATGCCGTAGAAGACATTAAATGGAAACAGTATGGCTTAAACCAGCCCGGAGGAGGAGTTCCTGTAGGACCGGCTATCCTCCTGATACATGTTGCTTCTATTAATGTGCCCTTCACTTCAGAATCAAAAGATGCTATTGCTGACATTCCTGTAATCAAGGATGAGATTGACCTCGCGATCAAGGATGTTGCAAGAAAGCTCAAGCACTACCTGAGTAAGCAGAGTAACCTCAAGAAGCGTCGGGAAAAAGAGATTATTATTACAAAGGTTCTCCCTAAGATGGCTGTAAAGGTTGCTAATATCCTGGAAAAAGATGTTCCTGACATTAATCCTGTTGTTGCAAAGATTATGGGAAACCTGCTAGTACACAGAAAAGTGAAGAGGAACGAGGATGGGACTGCAGACGTTGTAATAAAGGTCAAGAATTTCGGAACCTCTGCCTACTCTTTCAGGGTTCATGAGATGCTGCCCTGGACAATACTCGGAGCAAAGCCTGAACCAAAGGTTGTGACTCTGGGCAATGATTACGATTATGTATGGGATATATCCGCAGCAACTGGGTCTTCAAAGGTGCTAAGCTACAGGATAGAATCTGCAACCGACAAAGAACTTGGAAAATTTCCGGACCTTGTTGTTGAAGGGCTTGAAGAAGAGCTTGTAACCGGGGCAAAAGCCTTTAAGGGGGCATAA